TGAATAGTACATGATTGCCATGTTTAAAGCAGTGTATCGACAAAAACTTGAACAAACTACTTTGTCCTACGAGTTCAGTATTTCAGATGCcaatcataaattcataattaatgCAACAATGCAAGATCAAAGCCAAGTACCAACCAATTAACAATTTCACATTATAGATGCTAAAGTAAAATGACACTTAAATATCCCACCAACCAGATAGTCCTCTCTTCATTTGTACTCGAATGATGGAGGAGTTGGAGCATCAAAGCTCTCTAAGACCTTTGTCTTGCTTCCATCACTAGAAGTTGTCTCCTCCTTTCCACCAAAAAGGCCTCCAAAccatgaagaagatgatggagaCGAAGAAGAAGATCCTGCGTCCATGCTCTCAACATTTACTGAAGGTTGACCAGGAAATTGCCCCATGGGGTGTCCAGGCATACCAGCCACATTCGGAACAGGGTCTTCCATCGGAGGGAAGTTCTGTTGTGCACTCATAACTTTGTTTAACATTATCCCAGCTCCTTCGATCAAAGCAAGTAAAACACCACCAAACAATGCTGACCGTGAAGCAGCACCCATTCCCTGACGCATCTGCAGAAAACCGCCAGTTGCTGCACCTGCTATGATCGAGTTCCAAGGATCCTCTTTCTGCCTCATGTAGACCATTGTGCAGTCGAAGGTAGAAAAGAGCCCACCCCATACGGCAAAACTACCACCAACACGAGGAGCATTCATGCGGACTGCTTGAGTACCCCCAATCAAACGCTCACCTTTAGGTGAGTTATAGAGTCCTTTCAAGAAATGGAAAGCTCCACCACCAACAGCACCCATCCCAAAAGCTCCACCTACGTCATCAAAGATACGGTCTGGGCAAGGTTCTCTAGATGTTTCTGGGGTGCCCATGAGTCAAAGCCGGTAGGAAGTGAGACAACAGATCTTGTAGGAGATAAAAAGGTACGCAAATTAACTATTCTCTGCACTTGTTCCAAGGTATTCGGAATGATCACAATCAGCTCCCTTATAAACAGCAGAAGAATTAGAGAAATTGATTTGAAATCAATTTGGATGCTAAAATATAGTGTTAAATTACAACTGTCTAATGTTTATTCAGAGTTAACTATGTCATTATTCtggaaacaaattcaaatttgtcagaatataattcttaaatTATTTTCTGCCAAAAATGTAAGGCAGCATTGAGCAAGCACTGCCAAAAAGGCATCACTAATTTGATACATGCGATAATCAGAACAAATACAATACAATGAATAGATTACAATTTGGTTAGTAGAAGTAGCAttccaaattcaaattttagaaAGTTATTTTATGATGTAGTATTATCATAATTTCATAACAATTTTACACCATCGGAAATTATGctattattttacttatttgCTTGTGAAGGGTAGAAAGTATTGACAAACAAAAGAAACTTCTAACAAAGCTTTTCTGGAGAATTGACAAACAAAACGGTCCTCATGTGATTATGAGCTCTGCTAAACCACTTTGCCTGACGGTTATTTTACTTATTTGCTTGTGAAGGGTAGAAAGTATTGACAAACAAAAGAAACTTCTAACAAAGCATTTCTGAAGAATTGACAAACAAAACGGTCCTCATGTGATTATGAGCTCTGCTAAACCACTTTGCCCGACTGTGCTACTCATAAATAATAATTACAAATTCTGCCTCCTCCTTCCAATCAGTATCCCAAAATCACACAGTGAGCTTTCATCTCTCTTCATTATCCCTCAATCACAACTCAGACAACCCGTATTTCTATGATTCTCTTGTCACCAATCAAATAATTGACTAAATAGACATGAAACAGAAACACATACACATAtgataaaacaaaaacaaagattTATAATCTCAGCTCATACTCCTTCTCCAATCATTTAGGGACAAAAAACGATTGCATATTCGTACATGACAACGAAATCAGAGGTTGTGTAATTCAAAATTGAATTGAGATCTTGtcagaaaaaaaatcatacaagaATAGCccccaaaaaattaaaaagaagacagaaattgtCGCATACCCTTTATTTCTGCGTGTTACAGAAAATCGAAAAATTTGACTAACATACAAATTTGAGAGACGGTCACTGACTCACCGGAGGATGCGTCGAGAAATGAGGCAGCGGTAGGGAGATCGACGGCGATTGgggaggaggaggtggtggcggcggtggcggtggcggtggcggcggatGCGAATTGCTAGCAGGGCTAGGAATTAGGAGTCTCGTCTTTCGCTTCTTGTTTTAGGGAATACCGAAATACTACTATTGAAATAAAAGATTTATACGTATTTAATTCTTTGAAaggaaattaaaattataatttttcgAGGAGAACTAATTTTAATCGAATGCCTTTCTTATTGCACAAGCTAGTGTTGTACTGTTGTTTAaggatttaaatttaaatttcaaatgcGACCTTAATTTTCTATATAATGGAGtaaattttactttttagtttgcAAATTATTAATTTACTCAATTTTATTTCGTCGTTGTTGCATTATTTAAGACGTTtactcaattttatttataattagatTAACAtataaattagtactcccttcgtccctatATAGTAGATAAATTTCTTTTCGTCACGAGGTTTAAGAAAAATTActttaaatgagttaagtaagaggataataaaatataaaggaaaaaggtagagagatgaagaaagagtaaattacttttttgccaaaaaatgaaatggcaCAACTACAGTGGACAACctaaaaaagaaatacgactcagctacagagaGAGGGACGAGACTACctaaaaaaggaatacgactcagtgTTAGAGgagggacggagtgagtacatTTTAATGTTCTTCTAAGAAACTCTCATTTGAGGTCAAGTTTCTATAATTGTTTTTTATGcaaataatcaatttaataaaagcTGAATCAACAATCCGCAAAGTAAAATaaagcaaaatactactacaGTACTATATAAGATTAATAGAacttaaggccatccacaataggaatagcccagcaatagcccagccatagcctagccactgccacatcatcagcactaaaaatcctcctgccacatcataaatagcccagccatagcctagccacatcataaatagcccagccacatcaataaccacatcactaataacaattatataaaaatgaaataattaacaatcacacaatatacggaatttaatttacgagacatatacgagaaacattaataatactatccacatcactattaacaaatatatacaaaatgaaataattaacaatcacacaatacgcgaaatttaatttacgagacatatacgggaaaatgacgaacaaagcgcgtatatatagtgtttcgaaaaaaaaattttattttttcgcgctaggcggtgcgctgggcgatccgggcgctgcaatagcgccgaacggaccgcccagcgcaccgcccagcgccacgcgaccgcccagcgctgcgcggtttctctctccaatcacccgctgggcggctgcaatagatcgcctagcgaaccgcccagcgccggcgctcggctgggtggtcgctgggcgcctattgtggatggcctaaagcCCTCCCCTCTTCTTTAAAGCGAGTGATATATATTCCGGATCCCTTCATTTATGAAATAATAGAACACATTAAATTAATAAGATAATGATGGTAATTGTGGTTATAACCTATAACTATAGTAATACGGCCCGAAATTAAATCATACGACTTGGTGTAAAAcacactttctctctctactctcaCTCCATTTCTCTCTCACACTAGTTCTTGAGGTCCCCCAAAGTCTATACGTATATATTGGTAGTAAAACCTAAAATCCTCTCACCTAATTTCCTCTACATTAATAAATTTCCGTATTTTGCGCAATCTGTTTAACCAATTTTCCTACCGCTCGATCTGATCGTCCTTACACTCGGAGCGCAAGGTTGTcaattcttcttcttcctctgaTCATTCTCGGATTTTGTTTCTCATATTTTCCCGTGCGATAAGTGTAATCATATTACGATTCAATTGTGTTAACCTAATTTTTCGGTGATAATTGTAtcgttgattttgattttgattttgatttttttttacatttcgtGTATGAATTTTGTTTAAATTGCTACTTCTTTCATGTGCGACAGTGCTTTCCTGTTTTCGAGAGGGGGAAAAATGGCTGGAGTTTCTGATGATCACGTCACTAGCGTATGCGGTCACTGGTTAGTTTCACTTCCGATTTCCTTCTTGTTTTTTCGAGAGATTTGCCAGTTTCTTTTGTTTAATGATGATTCCGAGTTTTATTTATGTCATGGTCAATGTTTTTGTAGTGAATGTGGAAAATTGCATATTATGTGGTCAACGTTCGTCTGATTGTTTCGTAGCAGTACATGAAATGTCGAGATTAATTGTGCAGCTGGAAAATTGTGGCTCAATTGAGTAATTACCGAATAAGTTTGTGTCATCTGCCTCGAGCTGTATCATGATTTATGTTACTATATCGCAATGCTTTGCTCTTCACTTTTTGATTGCCGAATTTGAATGCTAGTGTGGACTCTCGGTGAGTCTTTGGTCTGTGTCATCTATGCTGGCACGTATATGCGATATGTGCATGTAGATATTTATTAGCTGATTGCATTGATATTATGTTATTCACTTATTCCACCTTATATTTAATCATCACTGATCTTTGGCCTTAGCCTGACGTCTAGGCTCCCTTTCTAGCTAGAGAAACCATCACTATTGGTTGTACTGGCATGCCGAATCTTAAAACGTTACTGAAAACAGTACCTCAATATACTATCCCCCGCAGAATTCTTGTCTCTTCAACTTTTTTGCATTATTCCCTCATTGTTCTGTACATAAATATGTCCAAGCTCAGCATGTTTTGTATTAGGTGTGGTATGTCACGATGAAATAATTTGTTTTGAGTATTATCAATTATGTACTTGCAATTGCGTAGTACTGAGCTTGGATTTCCTAGTTTGGTGTTTTAATCTAACCAGATTGCGGTAGATAATCCAACAATCCACTACCCTTGACTGCTGACTTAAGGCTTTTGAGTTGCCTCTCTGTTATATTTTCTACCTACTGTTTAACAAGCATCAATATTTTCACAAACTGTCAAATATGTATTGTAGAAGTATTCTGGTTCATTTGCATCATTCATGCATGATTAGGTATCTTTATTTTTAGTTCTGTCTATTTCAACTTTTGAAATACCCAATTTTGCTGAAATTATCCATTGCAGTGACAGAGCTATTCCAGCTTCCAATATTGACTTGCACTTTGCTCATTGCTCTCGGAATCTGGAGAAATGTAAAGTATGTGATGATATGATTCCCCGTAAACACGCAGAGGAGCATTTTCTGAGTACCCATGCCCCGGTATACTAGTTTTTTTCTGCTGTTTAAATTCTGTGAAATTCATTTAGGAAATACTATACATAAAGAGCATGCATTAATTTTCCTTTCTGCAAAGTACTTACATTTTGTTCTTGAAGGTTCTATTGGTGTAAATAGTTTCTATGAGAGAACAAACTCAGTTTTCTTGATGCACTTGTTTTATGTAAATGCCTTCTTGGCATATTCTTGCTCATGGATCAATTGCTTATACTCTTGGATCAGTTGCATGCTAATCTACAAATGTGGTTTCCTGGATGTATTTACCTCTAAAGTTGGCAATAATTTTGATTGGTGGTTTTACTCTAAGGACTTGTTCATGTTTGTTTGCACAATTCCTTGTCAAGTTCGCATCATTCATCAAATTGCAGGTCTCTGTCACATTTTCTTCAAGTAGTATATTTCATATGATTGAACGATTCTACTCTTATGAACTTTTAGTGCTGCCACAGACACCAATATAAGTAATTCATTTGTAAAATTAGGGTGTAAGGTTACTTCTGTTAATTTGAGTATTAGACTTTGAACTGATGGTGACATATATATGGGAAGAGTTTAAGATACAGAAATACTTGTCATGAAGCACTGCAATTTTGCTTTCACAATCATGGATTTTGGGTTATCTGGCACGCTAAGTAAACTTTTGGGATTCATACTTATCTGCATACCATGCCATCAAAAACAAGTAAACTATGGATAGTAGCGCATATTCATGTTATATACTCAACATGTGCTTAATCATCATGCGATTTAGTAACTAGACCAAAACTTATGGAATTAAAAAGCAATATCACAGCTGAAGCATGAGATATCCGAGGTGGTTCATGGTGGTGACAAACAAGAACGTTGATGTTGGGCTAActcaattaataatattatgcTTATCACTCTATGTTCGAGTGTCTAAATAGATGCTCAAGTGAGGGCTCACTGATGTCATGACAGGGCAAAGGTCACAGAAGTTGGACTTGTGATTAGTACAACTGTGTCAAGTGTTCAATAGGGAAAAAGTCATATAAGTCGAAATGTTTGATATTGATTTTCTTTTGGAACATTGGACATTCAAGCGATTGCGGCTTTAACATGGAAATGGTTTAACTCCTTGTCTCCTTCATCATATTGCATATATGGGTGTGACGGATGAACATAATATTGTATTTGAAAGAATGAAAATCCCCTTAAAAAGATAAATTGAACGTTACGGGAATGAAAAACTTGAGAGGGAGAGTCTGAGAATTGGACCAGATGCATATTAATAAATCTACTATAAATGTGAGATCAAGCAGATCTGCAGAACTGCAATACAAAATTTCTTTGGTAATTGAGTCTCAATTCatgaaatcaaaatattatgCATTGGTATCTCAACATGTCCTCTACATGCAATGTTGATCTTcattctcttattttaataacTTTTTTCCCGGTTCATATCAAATGTATAATATACTAATTGTTCTCATGGTGCTTCAATTACTTGGCAGGTCTCTTGTTCCCTGTGCAGTGAGACTATGGACCGCGATAGTTTAGATGTTCACAAAGGAGAGAATTGCCCTAAAAGAATTGTGACTTGTGAATATTGTGAATTTCCACTGCCTGCGATTGATCTATTGGAGCATCAGGTAGTAAACTGTTAATTTGATTTGTGGTATTCTTCATTTGCTTTAATGAGCTATTCATCGGTCATTTCAGGAAGTTTGTGGAAATCGGACAGAGTTATGTTACATGTGCCATAAATATATAAGACTTCGAGAGATGCATAACCATGAAAGCAGATGCACTGGTGATGTTAGTAACGCAGCTGAATCATCAAGGTAAGAAGAatctgtttttaatttattcagcTTTTTACTTATGTTTCGTTAGTAAAGTTTGTTTATGGTATATTGAGATATAAATTCATTCCACCTATAAGAGGCATGTGGAAATTTGACCTTAGTGATTACTGCAATGACTTTTGATTAGAAGCTAGTCCCAACAGATAAATGCATCACAACTAAAGAAAAACAGCTAAATGTACCGAACTTGATGTACGCTGCTTTACATGTCTTTTTATACTAGGAATGCAATGATATGAAATTACTTATGTAAAATTAATTGGGCAAAGATACATTTTATCCTTTGCCATCTCTGGCTTTTAATTGCTTTTGATCTGCTGTATTTCTTATTCGatgtttggttttttttttatgacttgaaaattattttccaattttgaGGCAGATAGACTGGATAGATAGATATACTTTGTTCAAAAGGCTACCCTACTTATGTTACATGTGGCAAAAAAATCATTGagaacataattttttttcttttctttaatcATCATGAAACAAGATGATGAACAAAGGGATTTTGCTTTACAACAATGGGGCTTGAGTTAATGAAAGGGAATATTATCAAGTGTCAATAGTAATCTGTGCTCTTAAATCATATTTTCTATGGTTAAAATGTATCTTGGATATTTTATTCTGGATGGTTCGTTTTTTGAGAGGAGGGATTATTCATGCCACCTGAATCTTCCCTCGAAAATCATCTGAAGTGGCCACAAGGTTTATCATGGACCATCACGAAAAGTAGATGCATTACCAGGCTAGATAGTTTTGTTTATCTGAGCTACTGAAGAAGAGAATGTTTAAGAAATCTTCATATATTTGTTGCAGTTAATACCTCAGTTAAAGCAAAATTGGGTGTATAAGTTTGTCTTTCAAATTATATCTAAGTTGTATATGAGTTCTCTCACAAGCATTGCGGTTCCTTAAGATTGTCAGTTGTGGTTTGTTTTCTGTTTGATTGcatcacatttattgaaaaAAGGATATGCTATCTTTGCAGGAACGTAAGGGCACCGGACAGGGAAAGGGGTGCAGGTGCCCCAAGGAGGCAGCCGCGTGAGTTCTCACTAAGGCGCCTACTGTTTACCATTGCAGTAACCGGGATCGCTGTTCTGTTAGGTTCACTTTTCCTCCAGAGGAAACCAGACCCGACTCCGGTGAACTAAGAATGCATTTACTGATTACACCCTCTTACTGTATGGTTTTACAAGACGGTCTAATGTTGGTTGCGCCTGTATGGATCTTTGTATCAAATGAGAGAGTTATTGTTCCATTCGGTAAATAGGTTTATTTTGTAAAGAAAGGGAAACCGAATCCCATTTGAACTGGGAAAGAATAAAGCATTCGTTCTTCTTCCAAAATGCTTACCTCTTGTCATTTCTTATTCAACTTATGGCTGAATCTTTAAAAATTGGCACTTCCAAAATGTTCCCATTTTTGCGGGATTCCAAATTTCGAATTGTTTCCACGTTTTTTTTCTATGTCGGCAGCAAGTCCACAAATCTTGATTAATATCAGCAACTGTCTGATTTCTCATGTTGTcttgaaatttgatttttggGTTTCTATCAATTTGAATAaagaaaattatgaaaattaattaaaaattttacatgcctctctctctctctctctctctggaaCAATACAGTGGTTTTTGTGGTGCTAAATATGAGTGATGGTTGGTTTAAAGCATTATTAAAAGTTGGAAGAAAGTGGTGGGAGAGTGACGGTTGTTAAAGTGGGAGTCTGAGTTTCCAAAGAGAGAGTATGAACAATATCCAAATCTGTAAAAATCAAACATCCACAAACAGAAATTGAAGAGTAAAAGAAATTatatctctctcatctctctctctggaATACTCACGCCCTTTTTTATGGGTAAATTTAAGAAAGCAATCAAGAAACTTTGGAGGTG
This genomic interval from Salvia splendens isolate huo1 chromosome 13, SspV2, whole genome shotgun sequence contains the following:
- the LOC121761484 gene encoding XIAP-associated factor 1-like, giving the protein MAGVSDDHVTSVCGHCDRAIPASNIDLHFAHCSRNLEKCKVCDDMIPRKHAEEHFLSTHAPVSCSLCSETMDRDSLDVHKGENCPKRIVTCEYCEFPLPAIDLLEHQEVCGNRTELCYMCHKYIRLREMHNHESRCTGDVSNAAESSRNVRAPDRERGAGAPRRQPREFSLRRLLFTIAVTGIAVLLGSLFLQRKPDPTPVN
- the LOC121760283 gene encoding mitochondrial import inner membrane translocase subunit TIM17-2-like encodes the protein MGTPETSREPCPDRIFDDVGGAFGMGAVGGGAFHFLKGLYNSPKGERLIGGTQAVRMNAPRVGGSFAVWGGLFSTFDCTMVYMRQKEDPWNSIIAGAATGGFLQMRQGMGAASRSALFGGVLLALIEGAGIMLNKVMSAQQNFPPMEDPVPNVAGMPGHPMGQFPGQPSVNVESMDAGSSSSSPSSSSWFGGLFGGKEETTSSDGSKTKVLESFDAPTPPSFEYK